One window of Catonella massiliensis genomic DNA carries:
- a CDS encoding Stp1/IreP family PP2C-type Ser/Thr phosphatase, which translates to MKTFSESRAGKNRSVNQDSLLCEEGAVGELSNLFIVADGMGGYNGGDFASRFCVDNVKDYILKNNGGSIISTIRSAITAANEGIREKTKANEELKGCGTTIVLATIKDDILYIANVGDSRLYVIQNGALSQITEDHSVVEEMIKSGLIKKEEARFNPHKNKVTRALGVEPDIEVDFFEVKLTKGDRIFLCSDGVSNMMDERTLEEIAGADKELSEICKKLIETAVNNGGKDDATVVMIEV; encoded by the coding sequence ATGAAAACATTTTCTGAATCCAGAGCCGGAAAAAACAGAAGTGTTAATCAGGACAGTTTACTATGTGAAGAAGGGGCAGTCGGTGAACTTTCCAATCTGTTCATTGTGGCAGATGGGATGGGAGGTTACAATGGGGGTGACTTTGCTTCAAGATTCTGTGTAGACAACGTAAAAGATTACATTCTGAAGAATAACGGGGGTTCGATAATATCCACTATAAGGTCAGCTATAACGGCGGCTAATGAGGGGATAAGGGAAAAGACCAAAGCAAACGAAGAGCTAAAGGGTTGTGGTACTACGATTGTACTGGCTACCATTAAGGACGACATTTTATACATTGCAAATGTTGGTGATTCAAGGCTCTATGTGATTCAAAACGGGGCTTTGTCTCAGATAACCGAGGATCATTCGGTAGTTGAAGAGATGATAAAGAGTGGGTTAATAAAGAAAGAAGAAGCAAGGTTTAATCCACATAAGAATAAGGTTACCAGAGCGCTTGGAGTTGAGCCTGATATCGAGGTAGACTTCTTTGAGGTAAAGCTGACAAAGGGAGACCGGATTTTCTTATGCTCAGACGGTGTTTCCAATATGATGGATGAGAGGACGTTGGAGGAAATAGCGGGAGCTGACAAAGAATTATCGGAAATTTGCAAAAAACTAATAGAAACTGCTGTAAACAATGGCGGAAAAGACGACGCAACAGTAGTAATGATAGAGGTGTAA
- the rlmN gene encoding 23S rRNA (adenine(2503)-C(2))-methyltransferase RlmN codes for MTEGRKDIVSLDFNELQSLITELGEPKFRAKQVYEWIHKKLVKSYDEMTNVPLKLRNKLEERLPFTEITEVARKDSASGDTSKFVFKLYDGYVIESVLMKYRYGNSVCISSQVGCRMGCTFCASTLLGLSRQLAPSEMLSQIYTIQRETGERVSNIVVMGTGEPLDNFDNLLKFLEMITDENGLNISQRNITVSTCGLVPNIKKLADKNLAITLAISLHAPTDEDRRRIMPIANKYTIKEILEATDYYFEKTGRRISYEYSLIDGENDTPENAEKLAALLKGKNCHVNLIPINPIKERAYKSSTPGGVLRFKKILENKGINATIREEMGQDIDAACGQLRKEYMENENK; via the coding sequence TTGACAGAAGGAAGAAAAGATATTGTAAGCCTTGATTTTAATGAGCTTCAGTCTCTAATTACGGAGCTTGGAGAACCCAAATTCAGGGCGAAGCAGGTGTATGAGTGGATACATAAAAAGCTGGTAAAAAGCTATGACGAGATGACCAATGTTCCACTTAAACTAAGGAATAAACTTGAGGAAAGACTGCCATTTACTGAGATTACAGAGGTGGCTAGAAAAGACTCAGCCTCAGGAGATACATCCAAGTTTGTATTTAAGCTATATGACGGCTATGTGATTGAAAGCGTACTTATGAAGTACAGATATGGCAATTCAGTCTGTATTTCGTCACAGGTAGGCTGTAGAATGGGCTGTACCTTCTGCGCTTCTACCCTGCTTGGACTTTCAAGGCAGCTTGCACCATCTGAGATGTTATCACAGATTTATACCATTCAGAGAGAAACAGGCGAAAGAGTGAGCAACATAGTTGTGATGGGTACAGGAGAGCCACTTGACAACTTTGACAACCTGCTTAAGTTTTTGGAGATGATTACAGATGAAAATGGCCTAAATATAAGCCAGAGGAATATTACAGTTTCCACCTGTGGACTTGTCCCCAATATAAAGAAGCTGGCAGACAAAAATCTTGCTATTACTCTTGCGATTTCCCTGCATGCGCCTACGGATGAAGACAGAAGAAGGATAATGCCTATAGCTAACAAATACACGATTAAAGAGATACTTGAAGCTACGGACTATTACTTTGAGAAAACAGGTAGGAGAATATCCTACGAATACAGCCTGATAGACGGTGAAAATGATACTCCTGAGAATGCTGAAAAGCTGGCGGCGCTTCTTAAGGGAAAGAACTGCCACGTAAACCTCATACCTATTAACCCTATAAAGGAAAGGGCTTACAAGAGTTCAACTCCAGGAGGAGTGCTTAGATTTAAGAAGATACTTGAAAATAAAGGAATAAATGCTACTATTAGAGAGGAGATGGGACAGGATATAGATGCAGCCTGTGGACAGCTTCGAAAAGAATATATGGAGAATGAGAATAAGTAA